Proteins encoded together in one Rutidosis leptorrhynchoides isolate AG116_Rl617_1_P2 unplaced genomic scaffold, CSIRO_AGI_Rlap_v1 contig91, whole genome shotgun sequence window:
- the LOC139885260 gene encoding LOW QUALITY PROTEIN: DNA gyrase subunit A, chloroplastic/mitochondrial-like (The sequence of the model RefSeq protein was modified relative to this genomic sequence to represent the inferred CDS: inserted 1 base in 1 codon) yields MSFSSTIRFSLAIRRNLTLPSARLFRLRHHPFSEPPRFLSSRPNFARRKRKDDITKAVGGQNGNKNAGVVALAVNGNGSVGGGEGDGRVVEVELHKEATDSYMAYALSVLLGRALPDVRDGLKPVHRRILYAMHELGLSSKKPFKKCARVVGEVLGKFHPHGDNAVYDSLVRMAQDFSLRCPLIQGHGNFGSIDSDPPAAMRYTECRLEGLTEAMLLADIELNTIDYVPNFDNSQKEPSLLPARLPTLLLNGSSGIAVGMATNIPPHNLGEVVDVLCALIRNPDASLQELLEYMPGPDFPTGGLIMGNRGVLEAYRTGRGRVVVRGKTDIELIDSRTKRSAIIIKEVPYQTNKASLVEKXAELVESKSLDGITDIRDESDRSGMRVVIELKRGADPSIVLNNLYRLTALQSSFSCNMVGILEGHPKLMGLKEILQAFLDFRCSVVERRAKYKLTQAGERRHIVEGVVVGLDNLDGVIRTIRAASSNAAASSGLMTEFNLSEKQADAILDINLRRLTLLERKKFVDECKSLTEQISKLEELLSSKRNILQVIEQEANELKNKFATPRRSMLEDSDGGQLEDIDVIPNDEMLLAISEKGYVKRMKPNTFSLQTRGTIGKSVGKLRVNDSMSDFIVCRAHDHVLYFSDRGIVYSSRAYKIPECSRNAAGTPLVQILSLTEGEKITSIIPVSEFTEDQFLLMLTVDGYIKKVSLNSFSAIRSTGIIAIQLVPGDELKWVRLCAKDDLVAMASQNGMVILSTCETVRALSRNTRGQVAMRLKDGDKIASVDIIPASLRKDLASASDESVNSGKVVSGPPWLLFISENGHGKRVPLSAFKQSRLNRVGLIGYKFSAEDRLSAVFVVGYSLAEDGESDEQVVLVSQSGTVNRIKVRDVSIQSRYARGVILMRLDYAGKIQSASLISATDPDPEELLPTGEDGNISVALGCSGSDKIDGKLTISNIKNQACLEGELVMHACNDVKIDDQR; encoded by the exons ATGTCTTTCAGCTCTACAATTCGTTTCTCTTTAGCCATACGCCGGAACCTCACTCTTCCTTCCGCGCGTCTCTTCAGACTTCGTCACCATCCGTTCTCGGAGCCTCCTCGCTTCCTATCGTCGCGCCCAAATTTCGCCAGGCGCAAGCGTAAAGACGATATTACTAAAGCCGTCGGGGGTCAAAATGGTAATAAAAATGCTGGTGTTGTTGCTTTGGCGGTAAATGGGAATGGGAGCGTTGGTGGTGGTGAAGGGGATGGGAGAGTGGTGGAAGTTGAGCTCCACAAAGAGGCCACTGATTCCTATATGGCTTATGCACTATCTGTGTTGCTTGGAAGAGCTTTACCTGATGTTCGAGATGGTTTGAAGCCCGTCCACCGTAGGATTCT ATATGCAATGCATGAATTGGGTCTTTCATCGAAAAAACCTTTCAAGAAATGTGCTAGAGTTGTTGGAGAG GTATTAGGTAAATTTCATCCACACGGGGACAATGCAGTCTATGATTCATTGGTGCGAATGGCACAG GATTTCTCTTTAAGATGCCCTCTTATCCAAGGTCATGGGAATTTTGGCTCAATTGATTCAGACCCTCCAGCTGCTATGCGTTACACAGAGTGCCGATTGGAA GGACTCACTGAAGCAATGTTGTTGGCAGATATAGAGTTAAATACC ATTGATTATGTTCCGAATTTCGATAATTCCCAAAAGGAGCCATCACTTCTTCCTGCGCGGCTTCCAACTTTGTTGTTGAATGGTTCTTCTGGAATTGCG GTTGGAATGGCAACCAATATTCCTCCTCATAATTTGGGAGAGGTGGTAGATGTACTATGTGCCTTGATTCGGAATCCAGATGCATCA TTGCAAGAATTGTTGGAATACATGCCGGGACCTGACTTTCCGACTGGGGGACTAATAATGGGGAACCGGGG GGTCTTAGAGGCATATCGAACCGGGCGAGGTCGTGTGGTAGTCAGAGGAAAAACTGATATTGAATTGATTGACTCTAGAACGAAGCGAAGCGCAATTATCATAAAGGAG GTTCCTTATCAAACAAACAAAGCCTCACTTGTAGAAA TTGCTGAACTTGTTGAGAGCAAG AGTTTAGATGGCATTACTGATATTCGGGATGAAAGTGACCGTTCAGGAATGCGCGTAGTCATTGAG CTTAAACGAGGGGCAGATCCATCAATTGTTCTCAATAACCTTTATCGTCTCACAGCTCTCCAGTCTAGCTTTAGCTGCAACATGGTGGG TATACTTGAAGGACATCCCAAGCTGATGGGTCTGAAGGAAATACTTCAG GCATTCTTAGACTTCAGGTGCTCTGTTGTGGAGAGGCGTGCAAAGTACAAACTTACTCAAGCTGGAGAAAGAAGACATATTGTTGAG GGTGTTGTGGTGGGGCTTGATAATTTGGATGGAGTGATCCGTACAATTAGAGCTGCTTCCAGCAATGCAGCTGCATCTTCTGGGCTGATGACAG AATTCAATCTTTCTGAGAAGCAAGCTGATGCAATATTGGATATTAACCTAAGAAGACTTACCCTTCTTGAG AGAAAGAAGTTTGTTGATGAATGCAAATCCTTGACAGAACAGATTTCAAAGCTCGAGGAACTATTATCCAGCAAGAGGAACATTCTGCAG GTGATAGAGCAAGAAGCAAATGAGCTCAAGAACAAGTTCGCCACTCCCAGAAGGTCAATGCTGGAGGACTCTGATGGTGGTCAACTGGAGGACATCGATGTTATCCCGAATGATGAAATGCTACTG GCAATCAGTGAGAAAGGTTATGTCAAGAGGATGAAACCCAACACATTTTCTCTTCAAACTCGTGGAACCATTGGTAAATCTGTTGGAAAGTTGAGAGTAAACGATTCAATGTCTGACTTTATCGTTTGCCGGGCACATGACCATGTTCTGTATTTCAG TGATCGGGGTATCGTATACTCATCTAGAGCATATAAAATACCTGAGTGCTCGAGGAATGCTGCTGGCACACCATTGGTCCAG ATCTTATCTTTAACCGAGGGTGAGAAAATAACTTCAATAATTCCCGTGAGCGAGTTTACCGAAGATCAGTTTCTCCTGATGCTTACAGTGGATGGCTACATCAAGAAAGTGTCTTTAAACTCTTTCTCAGCTATTCGGTCAACAGGCATCATAGCCATTCAATTG GTTCCAGGAGACGAGCTGAAATGGGTTCGCTTATGTGCCAAGGACGATCTTGTGGCCATGGCTTCACAGAATGGAATGGTCATTCTAAGTACTTGTGAAACT GTACGAGCATTAAGCAGAAATACGAGGGGCCAGGTTGCCATGAGGCTGAAAGACGGAGATAAGATTGCAAGCGTGGACATAATACCAGCTTCCTTGCGGAAAGATTTAGCGTCAGCGTCTGATGAGTCCG TTAACAGCGGCAAGGTCGTGAGTGGTCCACCATGGCTTTTGTTTATATCTGAGAATGGTCATGGGAAGAGGGTTCCACTGAGTGCTTTCAAACAGTCACGTTTGAACAGAGTTGGATTGATAGGTTACAAG TTCTCCGCTGAGGACCGTCTGTCAGCAGTCTTTGTTGTTGGTTATTCACTGGCAG AGGATGGGGAAAGTGATGAACAAGTAGTTCTAGTCAGCCAAAGTGGCACGGTTAATCGGATTAAAGTTCGTGATGTTTCAATACAGTCCCGTTATGCAAG GGGTGTTATCTTGATGCGGCTGGATTACGCCGGAAAGATACAATCGGCATCGTTGATATCTGCCACCGATCCCGACCCTGAGGAGTTGCTTCCTACTGGAGAAGATGGAAACATTTCCGTCGCTTT AGGCTGCTCGGGATCAGATAAGATTGACGGAAAATTAACGATCTCGAATATAAAAAATCAGGCTTGTTTAGAAGGTGAGTTGGTAATGCATGCATGCAATGACGTTAAGATTGACGATCAAAGataa